The following proteins come from a genomic window of Alnus glutinosa chromosome 10, dhAlnGlut1.1, whole genome shotgun sequence:
- the LOC133878865 gene encoding zinc finger protein ZAT9-like — MEKHKCKLCSRSFSNGRALGGHMRSHMMNLPIPEKPEESPPEPTPQTPHDQLSETESASSSSSSEDEEEKGVFYELRENPKRSIRLVDPEFSFAVDAGSVVLQDRESETESSKNPTRRRSKRTRNLEQKFLFHHHHLHHHQQQLKVQEQEEPEPVSSISDTTTEEDVAFCLMMLSRDQWKKKQEQDYEEEEREQEQEDQEDQEDEAERSLELSEESEEQLKLSKARARGKYKCETCNKTFRSYQALGGHRASHKKIKLANSGPAYEPEFEQEKKIHECPVCFRVFASGQALGGHKRTHVTGSAHRPPSAKISAKLGEALIDLNLPAPMDDDDISQIELSAVSDAEFVNPIRQ, encoded by the coding sequence ATGGAGAAGCACAAGTGTAAGCTATGCTCGAGGAGCTTCTCCAATGGCAGAGCTTTGGGGGGTCACATGAGGTCTCACATGATGAATCTTCCAATTCCTGAAAAACCAGAAGAATCACCACCAGAACCGACACCACAGACACCACACGACCAGCTAAGTGAAACAGAGTCTGCTTCGTCGTCATCGTCttctgaggatgaagaagaaaagggtgTCTTCTATGAGCTGAGAGAGAACCCAAAGAGAAGCATTCGGTTGGTAGATCCTGAGTTTTCCTTTGCTGTGGATGCTGGGTCTGTCGTGCTTcaagacagagagagcgagaccGAGTCATCCAAGAACCCGACTCGGCGACGATCCAAGCGGACTCGGAATTTGGAGCAAAAGTTCCTCtttcaccatcatcatcttcatcatcatcagcaGCAGCTGAAAGTTCAAGAGCAAGAAGAGCCTGAACCGGTGAGTTCGATCTCCGACACAACCACAGAGGAAGATGTGGCCTTTTGCCTCATGATGCTCTCAAGGGACCAATGGAAGAAGAAACAAGAACAAGACTACGAGGAGGAAGAAcgagaacaagaacaagaagaccAAGAAGACCAAGAAGATGAAGCAGAGAGATCCTTGGAGCTCAGCGAAGAGTCCGAGGAACAGCTTAAGTTGTCCAAGGCTCGCGCGCGAGGGAAGTACAAGTGCGAGACATGCAACAAAACGTTTCGATCTTATCAAGCACTAGGTGGCCACAGAGCGAGCCACAAGAAGATCAAGCTTGCGAATTCCGGTCCTGCTTACGAGCCAGAATTTGAGCAAGAGAAAAAGATTCATGAATGCCCGGTTTGTTTCAGAGTGTTCGCGTCTGGACAAGCACTTGGTGGGCATAAGAGAACCCATGTAACTGGCTCGGCACATCGACCACCTTCTGCTAAAATCTCAGCCAAGCTTGGTGAAGCCTTGATAGATCTTAATCTCCCAGCTCCAATGGATGACGATGACATCAGCCAAATCGAGCTCTCTGCTGTTTCTGATGCAGAATTTGTGAACCCCATTAGACAATGA